In the Piscinibacter sp. XHJ-5 genome, one interval contains:
- a CDS encoding alpha/beta fold hydrolase: protein MSKPSMRRGTTVDGQELAVRAAQNTIAANPLLGIRAADLKLAARALLKGAAGQPKLFARHLANYAGELVDVARGTSVIQADPKDKRFADPAWQSSFLYRRVLQAYTSTGQGLARFIDATDLSAIDKDRARFLTSLIVDGMAPSNTVLGNPAALKKMVDTGGLSLVKGLQNLVDDVRHNGMLPSQVDSTPFELGRNVAATPGAVVFRNEVLELIQYAPTTAKVYKRPLVVCPPQINKFYAIDLSREKSLVQWILDSEVQLFAVSWRNPTTKQRDWNLDTYVAALDEAVDAARQITGSPDVNLWGNCSGGITMASYLGWLAARGQRKVASAVAAVCVLDMSTTEHTTVGLFTTPATVKAAKAVSRERGVVSGREMARMFAWLRPNDLIWNYWVNNYLLGNKPPAFDILHWNADTTRLPAGLHADYLDLIESNPFLNADALTVCGMPIDMGKVNVDAYVVGGITDHITPWQGCHGTARIYGSDTTFVLANSGHLQSLINPPTNPKAFFLTGKAGEAAPDAWAEQATRHEGSWWPHWRAWIGKHSGAKVAARAKLGSRKHPAGDAAPGAYVREP, encoded by the coding sequence ATGAGCAAACCCTCTATGCGACGCGGTACCACTGTGGACGGCCAGGAGCTGGCCGTCCGCGCCGCGCAGAACACGATCGCCGCCAATCCGCTGCTTGGGATTCGGGCCGCCGACCTGAAGCTCGCGGCCCGCGCGCTGCTGAAGGGCGCTGCCGGCCAGCCCAAGCTTTTCGCACGCCACCTCGCGAACTACGCCGGGGAATTGGTCGACGTGGCCCGCGGCACCTCGGTGATTCAGGCCGACCCCAAGGACAAGCGCTTTGCCGATCCCGCCTGGCAAAGCAGCTTCCTCTACCGGCGGGTGCTGCAGGCCTACACCTCCACCGGGCAGGGGCTCGCCCGGTTCATCGACGCCACGGACCTCAGTGCGATCGACAAGGATCGCGCGCGCTTTCTGACTTCATTGATCGTCGATGGCATGGCGCCCAGCAACACGGTGCTGGGAAATCCCGCAGCGCTCAAGAAGATGGTGGACACCGGCGGCCTCAGCTTGGTCAAGGGCCTGCAGAACCTGGTCGACGACGTGCGCCACAACGGCATGCTGCCCTCGCAGGTGGACAGCACGCCGTTCGAGCTGGGCCGCAACGTTGCCGCGACGCCGGGCGCCGTGGTCTTTCGCAACGAGGTGCTCGAGCTGATCCAGTACGCGCCGACCACCGCGAAGGTCTACAAGCGCCCGCTCGTGGTCTGCCCCCCGCAGATCAACAAGTTCTACGCGATCGACCTGTCGCGCGAGAAGAGCCTCGTGCAGTGGATTCTCGACAGCGAGGTTCAGTTGTTCGCGGTGAGCTGGCGCAACCCGACCACGAAGCAGCGCGACTGGAACCTGGATACCTATGTCGCGGCACTCGACGAGGCCGTCGATGCAGCGCGCCAGATCACCGGCAGCCCCGACGTGAATCTGTGGGGCAACTGCTCGGGCGGCATCACGATGGCGAGCTACCTCGGCTGGCTGGCCGCCCGTGGCCAGCGCAAGGTCGCCAGCGCGGTAGCGGCCGTGTGCGTGCTCGACATGTCGACCACCGAGCACACGACGGTGGGCCTGTTCACCACACCGGCGACCGTCAAGGCAGCGAAGGCGGTGTCACGCGAACGTGGCGTCGTCAGCGGTCGCGAAATGGCGCGCATGTTCGCGTGGCTGCGGCCGAACGACCTGATCTGGAACTACTGGGTCAACAACTATCTGCTCGGCAACAAGCCGCCGGCCTTCGACATCCTGCACTGGAACGCAGACACCACGCGCCTGCCGGCCGGCCTGCACGCCGACTACCTCGACCTCATCGAAAGCAACCCGTTCCTCAACGCCGACGCGCTGACGGTCTGCGGCATGCCCATCGACATGGGCAAGGTGAACGTGGACGCCTACGTCGTGGGCGGCATCACCGACCACATCACGCCATGGCAGGGCTGTCACGGGACGGCGCGCATCTATGGCAGCGACACGACCTTCGTGCTGGCGAACTCGGGGCACCTGCAAAGCCTGATCAACCCGCCGACGAATCCGAAGGCGTTCTTCCTTACGGGCAAGGCCGGCGAAGCAGCGCCCGATGCGTGGGCCGAGCAAGCGACTCGCCACGAGGGAAGCTGGTGGCCGCACTGGCGCGCCTGGATCGGCAAGCACTCGGGCGCAAAGGTGGCGGCGCGGGCGAAACTGGGCAGCCGCAAGCACCCGGCGGGCGATGCGGCACCCGGGGCCTACGTGAGGGAGCCGTGA
- a CDS encoding carboxyl transferase domain-containing protein: MNATQTAAPVAGEWAEDLDELAQRRAIAHALGGEEPVARHHAQGKLTARERIAHLLDEGSFNEIGVLAGAVKYGPDRKRQDFTPSNAVVGVGKIAERRTVVASDDFTIRAGSSEGSVSEKWIFADRYAWEYKLPIVRMVDSAGGSVKLLDKLGHTKIPGYAMLPMTQLLGAVPVVGIALGACAGLGALRVGAAHLAIMVRGKSQVFAGGPPVVKQALGIEIDKEALGGYDAMHRYSGVVGLAVDTEEEALQATRRFLSYLPGNVWEQPPRVPCEDPPQRCDEWLNRAIPADKRKIFQPRKILKAIFDEGSLFEIAPDFGGSTVTCLARLNGHAVGVMTNNPMVMGGALTRSAALKMARFVDLCDTFHLPIVNLADQPGVMTGPDAEREGTMGAALQALHAIEQSGVPWLAIVLRRCVGLAGAMLSPWHGPSGTALPNRYAWPSARWGSIPIEGGVAAAFKKDIAAAADPVAKRLDLEAHYHAIASPLRTAERFGVLDIIEPATTRPLLCAWVEDAYRATSRRLGPVGRTMR; encoded by the coding sequence ATGAATGCGACACAGACAGCCGCCCCCGTGGCGGGCGAGTGGGCCGAGGACCTGGACGAGCTGGCACAGCGCCGCGCGATCGCGCATGCGCTGGGCGGCGAGGAGCCGGTGGCGCGCCATCACGCGCAGGGCAAGCTGACGGCGCGTGAACGCATCGCCCACCTGCTCGACGAAGGGAGCTTCAACGAGATCGGCGTGCTGGCCGGCGCGGTCAAGTACGGGCCGGATCGCAAGCGCCAGGACTTCACGCCCAGCAACGCCGTCGTCGGCGTCGGCAAAATCGCCGAGCGGCGCACCGTGGTCGCGTCCGACGACTTCACGATCCGCGCCGGCTCGTCCGAGGGGTCGGTGTCGGAGAAGTGGATCTTCGCCGACCGCTATGCCTGGGAGTACAAGCTGCCGATCGTGCGCATGGTCGACAGCGCCGGCGGCAGCGTCAAGCTGCTCGACAAGCTGGGCCACACCAAGATCCCCGGCTATGCGATGTTGCCGATGACGCAACTGCTCGGCGCCGTGCCGGTCGTCGGCATCGCGCTCGGCGCCTGCGCGGGCCTGGGCGCGCTGCGGGTCGGCGCCGCCCACCTTGCCATCATGGTTCGCGGCAAGAGCCAGGTCTTTGCCGGCGGGCCGCCGGTCGTGAAACAGGCGCTCGGAATCGAGATCGACAAGGAGGCGCTCGGCGGCTACGACGCCATGCACCGTTACAGCGGCGTGGTGGGCCTGGCCGTCGATACCGAAGAAGAGGCGCTGCAGGCCACGCGGCGCTTCCTCTCGTACCTGCCGGGCAACGTGTGGGAACAGCCGCCGCGCGTGCCCTGCGAAGATCCGCCGCAGCGCTGCGACGAATGGCTCAACCGGGCGATCCCGGCCGACAAACGCAAGATTTTCCAGCCGCGCAAGATCCTGAAGGCGATCTTCGATGAAGGCTCGCTGTTCGAGATCGCGCCCGACTTCGGCGGCTCGACCGTCACCTGCCTGGCCCGGTTGAACGGCCACGCGGTGGGCGTGATGACGAACAACCCGATGGTGATGGGCGGCGCGTTGACGCGCTCCGCGGCGTTGAAGATGGCGCGCTTCGTCGACTTGTGCGACACGTTCCACCTGCCGATCGTCAACCTGGCCGACCAGCCGGGCGTGATGACCGGCCCCGACGCCGAACGCGAAGGCACGATGGGGGCCGCATTGCAGGCGTTGCACGCGATCGAGCAGTCCGGCGTGCCGTGGCTGGCGATCGTGCTGCGGCGTTGCGTGGGCCTGGCCGGCGCCATGCTGAGCCCGTGGCACGGGCCTTCGGGAACCGCATTGCCGAACCGCTATGCATGGCCGTCGGCGCGCTGGGGCTCGATCCCCATCGAGGGCGGTGTCGCCGCGGCGTTCAAGAAGGACATCGCCGCGGCCGCCGACCCGGTCGCGAAACGGCTGGACCTCGAGGCGCACTACCACGCGATCGCGTCGCCGCTGCGCACGGCCGAGCGTTTCGGCGTGCTCGACATCATCGAACCCGCGACGACGCGGCCGCTGCTGTGCGCCTGGGTCGAAGACGCCTACCGGGCGACGAGCCGCCGGCTCGGCCCCGTCGGCCGCACGATGCGCTGA
- a CDS encoding carbonic anhydrase, translating into MKKGRCEVTKGQEALQRLREGNERYVTEASGGEAFLRRMRRAKTILTQEPFAIILGCSDSRVPVEIVFDQDLGDLFVIRVAGNVVTPSQLGSVEYAAEQFGTRLVVVLGHTHCGAILGTLEQLRRPTEARSPHMRFIANCIRPALTDLLAPERSYDRETLIRKSIRANVRQSVEQMRHGSKILERLIESDQLLVVGAEYSLETGRVEFFDEQP; encoded by the coding sequence ATGAAGAAAGGTCGGTGTGAAGTGACCAAAGGACAGGAAGCATTGCAGCGCTTGCGCGAAGGAAACGAGCGCTACGTCACGGAGGCGAGCGGCGGGGAGGCATTCCTGCGGCGCATGCGACGCGCCAAGACCATCCTCACGCAGGAGCCGTTCGCCATCATCCTCGGCTGCTCCGACTCGCGGGTACCGGTCGAGATCGTGTTCGACCAGGACCTCGGCGACCTGTTCGTCATCCGCGTCGCCGGCAATGTGGTCACCCCTTCGCAACTCGGCAGCGTCGAGTACGCCGCCGAGCAGTTCGGCACGCGGCTGGTCGTGGTGCTGGGACACACCCACTGCGGCGCGATCCTCGGCACGCTGGAGCAACTCCGCCGGCCCACGGAGGCCCGCTCTCCGCACATGCGCTTCATTGCCAACTGCATCAGGCCGGCATTGACCGACCTGTTGGCTCCCGAACGCAGCTACGACCGGGAGACCCTGATCCGGAAAAGCATTCGAGCGAACGTGCGCCAGTCGGTCGAGCAGATGCGGCACGGCTCGAAGATCCTTGAACGCCTGATCGAGAGCGACCAGCTGCTTGTGGTGGGCGCCGAATATTCGCTGGAGACCGGGAGGGTCGAGTTCTTTGATGAGCAGCCGTAG
- a CDS encoding carboxyl transferase domain-containing protein, with protein MNATYEEQRAELDARVSVALAMGGEAKLAQRRAGGNLNARERIDQLLDPGSFSETGMLAVSVLPADRETSPADAKITGTGRIEGRRVAVVSNDMTVKGASSSAVNMRKIGRLKETATRNGMPLIFLGESSGSRVPDSLGAEAMAAAGQDPQQYCRRRETPWVSAVLGPCLGSSTWYTCLSDFVVMRKGAFLAVSSARVTSLAIGEAVDPEELGGWKLHAEQTGLVDMVVDSDAEALAAIRRFLSYLPSHAGERPPSQPAAEAIAPDGDKLLELVPSARSKTYDMRKVIAGIVDGGSFLNLKDRFGRAAVTGLARLNGESVGIVASNPMFKGGAMDPEACRKVTSFLVMCDSFNIPIVFLVDTPGFLVGIEGERKAAPAHIMNMIHAVQLCSVPKLSVIVRKSYGQAYINMGGGRNSDEVAAWTSADASFMDPQIGVSVLHGIKREDDPERFDRLKAELARDTSAYALAGAFGVQSVIAPQQTRAWLIDALATHRRERNGGIGEHEMRSWPTYI; from the coding sequence ATGAACGCCACTTATGAAGAGCAACGCGCCGAGCTCGACGCGCGTGTCAGCGTCGCCCTCGCGATGGGCGGCGAAGCCAAGCTCGCCCAGCGCCGCGCCGGCGGCAACCTGAATGCCCGCGAGCGCATCGACCAGCTTCTGGACCCCGGCTCGTTCAGCGAGACCGGCATGCTGGCGGTGTCGGTCCTGCCCGCCGACCGCGAGACCTCGCCGGCCGACGCCAAGATCACCGGCACCGGTCGCATCGAGGGGCGGCGCGTGGCCGTGGTGTCGAACGACATGACGGTCAAGGGTGCGTCGTCGTCGGCCGTCAACATGCGCAAGATCGGCCGTCTCAAGGAGACCGCCACCCGCAACGGCATGCCGTTGATCTTCCTCGGCGAGTCGAGCGGCTCGCGGGTGCCGGACAGCCTGGGCGCGGAGGCGATGGCCGCCGCGGGCCAGGACCCGCAGCAGTACTGCCGGCGCCGCGAGACGCCTTGGGTCAGCGCCGTGCTCGGTCCCTGCCTGGGCTCGTCGACCTGGTACACCTGCCTCTCCGATTTCGTGGTGATGCGCAAGGGTGCGTTCCTCGCGGTGTCCAGCGCCCGTGTCACATCGCTGGCGATCGGTGAGGCCGTGGACCCTGAAGAGCTCGGCGGCTGGAAGCTGCACGCCGAGCAGACCGGGCTGGTGGACATGGTGGTCGACAGCGACGCGGAGGCGCTCGCGGCGATTCGCCGGTTCCTCAGCTACCTGCCGTCGCACGCGGGTGAGCGCCCCCCCAGCCAACCGGCAGCCGAGGCGATTGCGCCTGACGGGGACAAACTCCTCGAGCTCGTGCCATCCGCGCGCAGCAAGACCTACGACATGCGCAAGGTGATCGCCGGCATCGTCGATGGCGGAAGCTTCCTCAACCTGAAGGATCGCTTCGGGCGCGCCGCCGTGACCGGCCTGGCGCGGCTGAACGGCGAAAGCGTGGGCATCGTCGCGTCCAACCCGATGTTCAAGGGCGGCGCGATGGACCCCGAGGCCTGTCGCAAGGTCACGTCGTTTCTCGTGATGTGCGACTCGTTCAACATCCCGATCGTCTTCCTGGTCGACACGCCCGGCTTTCTCGTCGGCATCGAGGGCGAACGCAAAGCGGCGCCGGCGCACATCATGAACATGATCCACGCCGTGCAGCTGTGCAGCGTGCCCAAGCTGTCGGTGATCGTGCGCAAGAGCTACGGCCAGGCCTACATCAACATGGGTGGCGGCCGCAACAGCGACGAGGTGGCGGCCTGGACCAGCGCCGACGCCAGCTTCATGGATCCGCAGATCGGGGTCAGCGTGCTGCACGGCATCAAGCGCGAGGACGACCCCGAGCGCTTCGATCGGCTGAAGGCCGAATTGGCGCGCGACACCTCGGCCTACGCCCTGGCCGGCGCTTTCGGGGTGCAGTCGGTGATCGCGCCGCAGCAGACGCGGGCTTGGCTGATCGATGCACTGGCCACGCATCGCCGCGAGCGCAACGGCGGCATCGGCGAGCACGAGATGCGCTCGTGGCCGACCTACATCTGA
- the phaZ gene encoding poly(3-hydroxyalkanoate) depolymerase, with the protein MIGNAARLSGVRVDCASGLHIGSLHIGRQRLRVGIRPASPSKSEGKPPLLLFNGIGANMELTAPLLHELTEREAIVFDAPGAGASPAPLLPYRMWQLARLARRVLDALGYGVVDVFGVSWGGGVAQQFAAQYPGRCRRLVLAATAMGAVMLPGKPSALWQMISPRRYWDKNHLRRIAPQIYGGDLRHDREALRGHVQAMRGGTTYGYALQLLAMLGWTSLPLLWRIRQPTLVLAGSDDPLVPLANGRWLARLLREGRLEVIDCGHLFLVTRSARIARSIEDFLDEERSV; encoded by the coding sequence ATGATCGGCAACGCAGCGCGGCTGAGCGGGGTGCGGGTCGACTGCGCCAGCGGCCTGCACATCGGCAGCCTGCACATCGGGCGCCAGCGTCTGCGCGTCGGCATCCGGCCGGCGAGCCCGTCGAAGTCCGAAGGGAAGCCGCCGCTGCTGCTCTTCAACGGCATCGGTGCGAACATGGAGCTGACCGCGCCGTTGCTGCACGAGCTCACCGAGCGTGAAGCGATCGTCTTCGATGCGCCCGGCGCGGGTGCTTCGCCGGCGCCGCTGTTGCCGTACCGGATGTGGCAACTCGCGCGGCTCGCACGGCGTGTGCTCGATGCACTGGGCTATGGCGTGGTCGATGTGTTCGGCGTGTCGTGGGGCGGCGGCGTGGCCCAGCAATTCGCGGCGCAATATCCGGGACGTTGCCGCCGCCTGGTGCTGGCTGCCACCGCGATGGGCGCGGTCATGCTGCCGGGCAAGCCCTCGGCGCTGTGGCAGATGATCAGCCCGCGTCGCTACTGGGACAAGAACCATTTGCGCCGGATCGCGCCGCAGATCTACGGTGGTGATCTGCGCCATGACCGCGAGGCGTTGCGCGGGCACGTGCAGGCCATGCGTGGCGGCACCACCTACGGCTACGCGCTGCAGTTGCTGGCGATGCTGGGCTGGACCAGCTTGCCGCTGCTGTGGCGGATTCGCCAGCCGACGCTGGTGCTGGCCGGCAGCGACGACCCGCTGGTGCCGCTGGCCAATGGGCGCTGGCTGGCGCGACTGCTGCGAGAGGGTCGACTCGAAGTGATCGATTGCGGCCATCTGTTTCTGGTGACCCGCTCGGCGCGCATTGCGCGCTCGATCGAAGATTTCCTTGATGAAGAAAGGTCGGTGTGA
- a CDS encoding MFS transporter, with protein MNQTLTAVAVPTLPPARTSRVYAWAVFALTFGLMLSDYLSRQVIGAVFPSIKAEWALSDSQLGMLVSVVSFVVGLLSVPISLVADRWGRVKSITLMAFMWCLATVVCGLAQNYAQLLGSRMFVGLGEAAYGAAGAALLAHVFPARQRAAVLGAFLSASLFGSVLGVVIGGAVAAQYGWRMAFFAVGAPGLLLALVYPFVVRDYKTVPLATEGEGGAASKRSGIGQVARAVFAARSGNYTFLASGLQMAMPAMLIAWLPTYLGRYHHMDVKQGALMTGAAVMASGIGMIFGGGLADRLSASRPRRRALVPAAYSVLSALILITAFALPPGPLGLGLIFLGALFAAAHGGCSGAIVCDVTHPGVRATVTATMALANNLIGLAPGPLLVGLLSDLFGLKLALTLTPVMALAAAVCFVLASRSYESDAARHPAKGAQGASA; from the coding sequence ATGAACCAGACCCTGACGGCAGTCGCCGTCCCCACGCTCCCTCCCGCCCGCACGTCGCGTGTCTACGCCTGGGCAGTATTCGCGCTGACCTTCGGCCTGATGCTGTCCGACTACCTGTCGCGCCAGGTGATCGGCGCCGTCTTCCCGTCCATCAAGGCCGAGTGGGCGCTGTCGGACTCGCAGCTCGGGATGCTCGTGAGCGTGGTCTCGTTCGTCGTCGGCCTGCTGTCGGTGCCGATCTCGCTGGTCGCGGACCGGTGGGGCCGGGTGAAGAGCATCACGCTGATGGCCTTCATGTGGTGCCTCGCGACCGTCGTTTGCGGCCTGGCGCAGAACTATGCGCAACTGCTGGGGTCGCGGATGTTCGTCGGCCTCGGCGAGGCCGCCTACGGAGCCGCGGGGGCCGCGTTGCTGGCGCATGTGTTTCCGGCCCGGCAGCGCGCCGCGGTGCTCGGCGCATTCCTGTCGGCAAGTCTGTTCGGTTCGGTGCTCGGTGTGGTGATCGGGGGCGCGGTCGCGGCCCAATACGGCTGGCGGATGGCGTTCTTCGCCGTGGGTGCCCCCGGCCTCCTGCTGGCGCTGGTCTATCCCTTCGTCGTGCGCGACTACAAGACGGTCCCCCTGGCCACCGAGGGCGAGGGCGGCGCTGCGTCCAAACGATCGGGCATCGGCCAGGTCGCGCGCGCAGTGTTTGCCGCACGGTCGGGCAACTACACGTTTCTCGCGAGCGGACTGCAGATGGCGATGCCCGCGATGCTCATCGCCTGGCTTCCGACGTACCTCGGCCGCTACCACCACATGGACGTGAAGCAGGGCGCGCTTATGACCGGCGCGGCGGTCATGGCTTCGGGCATCGGCATGATCTTCGGAGGCGGGCTGGCCGACCGGCTGAGCGCTTCTCGCCCGCGCCGCCGGGCACTGGTGCCGGCCGCCTATTCGGTGCTGTCGGCGCTGATCCTGATCACTGCCTTCGCGCTGCCGCCCGGACCGCTGGGGCTGGGCCTAATCTTCCTCGGCGCGTTGTTCGCCGCCGCGCACGGCGGTTGTTCGGGGGCCATCGTCTGCGATGTCACCCATCCGGGCGTGCGCGCGACGGTGACGGCTACGATGGCATTGGCCAACAACCTGATCGGCCTCGCGCCGGGCCCGCTCCTCGTCGGCTTGCTCTCGGATCTGTTCGGATTGAAGCTCGCACTGACGCTGACGCCGGTGATGGCGCTGGCGGCGGCCGTCTGCTTCGTGCTCGCATCGCGCAGCTACGAATCGGATGCGGCACGCCATCCGGCAAAGGGTGCGCAAGGAGCATCCGCATGA
- a CDS encoding putative sulfate exporter family transporter produces the protein MNLASTLTGWRAPASTNFHGVFMSGVVAVAAMSLAEHYRASAMLFALLLGMAMNFLSTEGRCVPGIRFSASTLLRIGVALLGVRITLGQITALGAWPIAMVVLSVALTIGFGIVLARLLGYRNRFGVLTGGAVGICGASAAMAIAAVMPASAEDNVKERATIFTVIGVSTLSTVAMVIYPLIVTPLGFGADHAGVFLGGTIHDVAQVIGAGYGMSKETGDVATIVKLLRVAMLLPVILVITLSYRKRHVAGASGAPKPPLLPWFVVAFALLVAINSTGLIPAGLQQALQTLSTWLLVIAMSAIGMKTNLKDVATVGFKPILLMLSETVFLAILVVAFLFLAR, from the coding sequence ATGAACCTCGCCTCGACGTTGACCGGCTGGCGTGCGCCCGCGAGCACGAACTTCCATGGCGTCTTCATGTCCGGGGTGGTGGCGGTTGCCGCCATGTCGCTGGCCGAGCACTACCGCGCATCGGCGATGCTGTTCGCCCTGTTGCTCGGCATGGCCATGAACTTCCTGTCGACCGAGGGCCGGTGCGTCCCGGGCATCCGGTTCTCGGCCAGCACGCTGCTGCGCATCGGCGTCGCGCTGCTGGGCGTGCGGATCACGCTGGGGCAGATCACGGCGCTGGGCGCATGGCCGATCGCGATGGTCGTGCTCTCGGTGGCGCTGACCATCGGCTTCGGCATCGTGCTGGCGCGCCTGCTGGGCTATCGAAACCGGTTCGGTGTGCTGACCGGCGGCGCGGTGGGCATCTGCGGCGCCTCGGCGGCCATGGCGATCGCCGCGGTGATGCCCGCGAGTGCCGAGGACAACGTGAAGGAGCGCGCCACCATCTTCACGGTCATCGGGGTCAGCACGCTGTCCACGGTCGCGATGGTGATCTATCCGCTCATCGTGACGCCGCTCGGCTTCGGCGCCGACCACGCCGGCGTCTTCCTGGGCGGCACGATCCACGACGTGGCGCAGGTGATCGGCGCGGGCTACGGCATGTCGAAGGAGACCGGCGACGTCGCGACGATCGTGAAGCTGCTGCGCGTTGCGATGCTGCTGCCGGTGATCCTCGTCATCACGTTGTCGTACCGCAAGCGCCATGTCGCCGGGGCATCCGGTGCGCCGAAGCCACCTTTGCTCCCCTGGTTCGTGGTGGCGTTCGCGCTGCTCGTCGCCATCAACAGCACCGGCCTGATTCCCGCAGGGCTGCAGCAGGCACTGCAGACGCTGTCGACCTGGCTGCTGGTGATTGCCATGTCGGCGATCGGCATGAAGACGAACCTGAAGGACGTCGCCACGGTGGGATTCAAGCCGATCCTGCTGATGCTGAGCGAGACCGTCTTTCTGGCCATCCTTGTCGTCGCATTCCTGTTCCTCGCCCGCTGA
- a CDS encoding tripartite tricarboxylate transporter substrate binding protein, with amino-acid sequence MTSLSHRRQFGATLAAAVALLSAPAAFAQATSDKVLRIIAAGPPGGSLDVVSRLLADGLQKELNQTVVVESKPGAGGALAVGDLMQAPRDGNTVVVSLDAMVSEIPHAVKLRIDMSKEVKPLAELARGGLVMVGNPTVPAKNLAEVIAYVKANPGKVSYASYSAGTVSHVMGLQLNKVAGIDMAHVAYKGSPPALIDVVGGHVPLTFTGIPNALPLLKAGKVVPYAVSLPQRSPLLPDVPTFSELGYPQLEATPWVGLFVTPDVPAAAQTRLREAAVKVMALPATRQRLTEIGFDPAQPRTPDELTKQLRADYDRIGAVLKSINFKPE; translated from the coding sequence ATGACTTCCCTTTCTCACCGCCGCCAGTTCGGCGCCACCCTGGCTGCCGCTGTCGCCTTGCTGTCCGCTCCTGCCGCGTTCGCGCAGGCCACGTCCGACAAGGTCTTGCGCATCATCGCGGCCGGGCCGCCCGGCGGCAGCCTCGACGTCGTGTCGCGCCTGCTGGCCGATGGCCTGCAGAAGGAGCTGAACCAGACTGTGGTCGTCGAATCGAAGCCCGGTGCCGGCGGCGCGCTGGCGGTCGGCGACCTCATGCAAGCGCCGCGCGACGGCAACACGGTGGTCGTCTCGCTCGACGCAATGGTCAGCGAGATCCCCCATGCCGTGAAGCTGCGCATCGACATGTCCAAGGAGGTCAAGCCGCTCGCCGAGCTGGCGCGCGGCGGACTCGTCATGGTGGGCAATCCGACGGTGCCGGCGAAGAACCTCGCCGAGGTGATCGCCTATGTAAAGGCCAATCCGGGCAAGGTGAGCTACGCCTCCTACAGCGCCGGGACGGTGTCGCATGTGATGGGCCTGCAACTGAACAAGGTCGCCGGAATCGACATGGCGCACGTCGCTTACAAGGGCTCGCCCCCGGCGCTCATCGACGTGGTGGGTGGCCACGTGCCGCTGACGTTCACAGGAATACCGAACGCGCTTCCGCTTCTCAAGGCCGGCAAGGTCGTGCCCTACGCCGTCAGCCTGCCCCAGCGTTCGCCGCTGCTGCCCGATGTGCCGACGTTCAGCGAGCTCGGCTATCCGCAGCTCGAGGCGACGCCGTGGGTCGGCCTGTTCGTCACGCCCGATGTGCCCGCCGCGGCACAGACCCGGCTGCGCGAAGCCGCCGTGAAAGTCATGGCCCTGCCGGCAACGCGCCAGCGCCTGACGGAGATCGGCTTCGACCCGGCCCAGCCGCGGACGCCGGACGAGTTGACGAAGCAGTTGCGCGCCGACTACGACCGCATCGGCGCCGTGCTGAAGTCGATCAACTTCAAGCCCGAGTGA